One region of Mycolicibacterium rhodesiae NBB3 genomic DNA includes:
- a CDS encoding cytochrome P450, translating to MTDHLLAPAHHVKDRLSSVIMVPAPRAVDDRWRRWSRDWPVRELAPAPAGSGLKAVRGDAGLPFVGHTLDYIRFGSDFSRERYDRLGSVSWMGAFGTKMVVIAGPNATREAFTSEAKAFSQDGWSFLIDAFFHRGLMLMSFDEHLMHRRIMQEAFTRPRLTGYVEQVTPCVRSAVPTWPVGPSVRIYPLLKELTLDIATDVFMGGRGKEESDAVNKAFVAAVRAASSLVRVPLPGTRFRAGVRGRRVLEDYFFRHLPAARAGETDDLFAALCQATTEDGERFSDGDVVNHMIFLMMAAHDTSTITTTAVAYFLAKYPEWQEAAAAEAEAIGDGLPDIEALEKMTVIELVIKEALRLLAPVPLVMRKTVRDVAIDGYHIPANILCAITPAVNHFDQTIWSDPERFDPSRFDESRREDQHHRFAWVPFGGGAHKCIGMQFGTLEVKAILHRMLRSFTWTVPENYHVRWDNTSLPIPVDGLPLEMKRR from the coding sequence ATGACAGATCACCTTCTCGCACCTGCGCACCACGTGAAGGACCGGTTGTCCTCTGTGATCATGGTTCCTGCGCCTCGCGCCGTCGACGACAGATGGCGTCGATGGAGCCGGGACTGGCCGGTTCGTGAACTGGCACCGGCACCCGCGGGAAGTGGACTGAAAGCCGTCCGGGGGGATGCCGGACTGCCCTTTGTGGGCCACACGCTCGACTACATCCGATTCGGATCGGATTTCAGCCGAGAGCGCTACGACCGTCTGGGTTCTGTGTCGTGGATGGGCGCGTTCGGCACCAAGATGGTGGTCATCGCGGGACCGAACGCCACTCGAGAGGCGTTCACGAGCGAAGCGAAGGCATTTTCTCAGGATGGCTGGTCCTTCTTGATCGACGCCTTCTTTCATCGCGGTTTGATGCTCATGAGCTTCGACGAGCACTTGATGCACCGGCGCATCATGCAGGAGGCGTTTACGCGTCCGCGCCTGACCGGATACGTCGAGCAGGTAACCCCATGCGTTCGCTCGGCAGTGCCCACGTGGCCGGTGGGTCCGTCGGTTCGAATCTATCCACTGCTGAAGGAACTCACCCTCGACATAGCCACCGACGTTTTCATGGGCGGCCGCGGCAAGGAGGAGAGTGATGCTGTCAACAAGGCGTTCGTCGCCGCGGTTCGAGCAGCGAGTTCCCTTGTGCGTGTTCCGCTTCCGGGAACCAGATTCCGCGCTGGTGTGCGAGGCCGGCGCGTCTTGGAGGACTACTTCTTCCGGCATCTGCCTGCCGCGCGAGCCGGTGAAACGGATGATCTGTTCGCTGCTCTTTGTCAAGCCACCACCGAAGACGGGGAGCGGTTTTCCGACGGGGATGTGGTGAATCACATGATCTTCTTGATGATGGCGGCCCACGACACATCGACGATCACCACCACTGCGGTCGCCTATTTCCTTGCCAAGTATCCGGAGTGGCAGGAGGCAGCGGCTGCGGAAGCCGAGGCCATCGGTGACGGGTTGCCGGACATCGAGGCCCTGGAGAAGATGACGGTCATCGAGCTCGTGATCAAGGAAGCGCTCAGACTGCTTGCACCTGTTCCGCTGGTGATGCGCAAGACGGTTCGAGATGTCGCCATCGACGGATATCACATCCCCGCGAACATTTTGTGCGCCATAACGCCTGCCGTGAATCACTTCGATCAGACGATCTGGAGTGATCCGGAGCGGTTCGATCCCTCACGTTTTGACGAGTCTCGGCGCGAAGACCAACACCACCGATTCGCCTGGGTTCCGTTCGGAGGTGGAGCGCACAAGTGCATCGGCATGCAATTCGGGACGCTCGAGGTCAAAGCAATCCTGCACCGGATGCTGCGTTCGTTCACCTGGACGGTTCCGGAGAACTATCACGTCCGATGGGACAACACCTCGCTGCCCATTCCGGTGGACGGACTTCCGTTGGAGATGAAGCGCCGATGA
- a CDS encoding SCP2 sterol-binding domain-containing protein codes for MAVFADAEEVYRYLAGIFRRGLENEDLANRLAGSGVVLRIHYTDPDAVVTVDMPKKVIETGADSGVTPNVELFMSADTGNRFWLGKVNLTMAMAKGTVRAKGPVTKLIKLIPQAKNLFPEYRAILEADKRHDLLDV; via the coding sequence ATGGCTGTCTTCGCTGATGCGGAAGAGGTTTACCGCTACCTCGCCGGCATCTTTCGACGAGGTTTGGAGAACGAAGACCTTGCGAACAGACTTGCCGGGTCCGGGGTGGTGTTGCGGATCCACTACACCGATCCGGATGCGGTAGTAACCGTGGATATGCCGAAGAAGGTGATAGAGACCGGCGCGGACAGTGGCGTTACACCGAATGTCGAATTGTTCATGTCCGCGGATACCGGTAACAGGTTCTGGTTGGGGAAGGTGAACTTGACCATGGCGATGGCCAAAGGAACTGTACGAGCGAAAGGTCCTGTCACGAAACTGATCAAGCTCATACCGCAGGCGAAAAACCTTTTTCCAGAATATCGGGCAATCCTCGAAGCCGACAAGCGTCACGACCTGCTCGATGTGTGA
- a CDS encoding transglutaminase-like domain-containing protein, whose protein sequence is MTVDHGPYLEPTEFLDWQQDSVRDFVSSAIRGACGDTEKAIAIFTAVRDCIWYDPYTVTDNPHAYRASTVATAERAYCVPKAVLLTAACRAAGIPARLGFADVRNHLQTKTLRERMGGTDVFVYHGYSLMFLNSAWVKATPAFNRELCARFGVSPIEFDGRSDALLHGFTADGTQHMEYLRDRGAYDDLPLADILQALKTYYGTFIDQPNSRPDLFA, encoded by the coding sequence ATGACCGTCGACCACGGGCCCTACCTCGAACCCACGGAGTTTCTTGACTGGCAACAAGATTCGGTACGTGACTTCGTATCATCGGCGATCCGTGGTGCCTGCGGCGACACCGAGAAGGCCATCGCCATCTTCACCGCGGTCCGTGACTGCATTTGGTACGACCCCTACACGGTGACCGATAACCCACACGCGTATCGCGCCAGTACCGTCGCGACCGCAGAACGAGCCTACTGCGTCCCGAAGGCCGTGCTGTTGACTGCAGCGTGCCGAGCGGCGGGAATCCCGGCGCGGCTGGGGTTCGCCGACGTCCGAAACCACCTCCAGACCAAGACATTGCGCGAGCGGATGGGCGGTACCGACGTTTTCGTCTACCACGGTTACAGTCTCATGTTTCTCAACAGTGCGTGGGTAAAGGCCACTCCGGCGTTCAATCGCGAGCTGTGCGCACGTTTCGGTGTCTCGCCGATCGAATTCGACGGCCGTAGCGACGCGCTACTACATGGTTTCACCGCTGACGGCACCCAGCACATGGAATATCTGCGCGACCGGGGAGCCTACGACGATCTACCCCTAGCAGACATCCTGCAAGCGCTGAAAACGTATTACGGCACATTCATCGACCAGCCGAACAGCCGTCCCGACCTCTTCGCCTGA
- a CDS encoding NDMA-dependent alcohol dehydrogenase, which yields MKTRAAVLWGLEQKWEVEEVELDPPGPGEVLVRLAATGLCHSDEHLVTGDLPIPLPVVGGHEGAGTVVECGEGVEDLSEGDSVILTFLPSCGRCSYCARGMGNLCDLGAALMMGPQIDGTYRFHARGEDVGQMCLLGTFSEYTVVPQASVVKIDGGIPLDRAALIGCGVTTGYGSAVRTGEVRAGDTVVVVGAGGIGMNAIQGARIAGALAIVAVDPVKFKREQASGFGATHAAASMDEAWSLVSDMTLGKLADVCILTTDVAEASYTAEALALVGKRGRVVVTAIGHPDESSISGSLLEMTLYEKQIRGALYGSSNAPHDIPRLVELYSAGLLKLDELVTREYSLDQINEGYQDMRSGKNIRGLVRF from the coding sequence ATGAAGACACGTGCCGCTGTTTTGTGGGGCTTGGAGCAGAAGTGGGAGGTCGAAGAAGTCGAGTTGGATCCGCCAGGTCCCGGGGAGGTCCTCGTGCGGCTGGCGGCCACCGGCTTGTGCCATTCCGACGAACATCTGGTGACCGGCGACCTCCCGATCCCATTGCCGGTAGTAGGGGGCCATGAGGGTGCTGGCACAGTCGTGGAGTGCGGTGAAGGGGTTGAGGATCTGTCCGAAGGTGATTCTGTCATCTTGACCTTCCTTCCCTCGTGCGGGCGCTGCTCCTACTGCGCGCGCGGCATGGGCAATCTCTGTGATTTGGGAGCGGCGCTGATGATGGGACCGCAGATCGACGGCACCTATCGCTTTCACGCACGAGGCGAGGACGTCGGGCAGATGTGTTTGCTCGGAACGTTTTCCGAGTACACAGTGGTGCCGCAGGCATCCGTGGTCAAGATTGACGGCGGAATCCCTCTGGATCGGGCAGCCTTGATCGGTTGCGGCGTCACGACCGGCTACGGATCTGCGGTGCGGACTGGGGAGGTGCGCGCCGGGGACACCGTCGTGGTAGTGGGAGCAGGCGGAATCGGAATGAATGCGATTCAGGGCGCGCGAATCGCGGGGGCGCTAGCAATTGTGGCGGTCGATCCGGTGAAGTTCAAGCGAGAGCAAGCGAGCGGGTTCGGCGCGACGCATGCCGCCGCCTCGATGGATGAAGCTTGGTCGCTGGTCAGCGATATGACGCTGGGCAAGCTGGCCGATGTCTGCATCCTCACCACTGATGTGGCTGAGGCCTCTTATACCGCCGAAGCGCTGGCCTTGGTCGGAAAGCGCGGACGCGTCGTGGTTACGGCCATCGGGCATCCCGACGAGTCGTCGATCTCAGGGTCACTGCTGGAGATGACGCTTTACGAGAAGCAGATTCGTGGCGCTTTGTATGGCTCATCCAATGCGCCACACGATATTCCGCGGCTGGTCGAGCTTTACTCCGCCGGGCTGTTGAAGCTCGACGAGTTGGTCACCCGCGAATACTCCCTCGACCAAATCAATGAGGGCTACCAGGATATGCGTTCAGGAAAAAACATTCGAGGGCTCGTCCGGTTCTGA
- a CDS encoding alpha/beta hydrolase: protein MTRMDAPDWQPSLASHLVAMSSRTTLRPLAQLMPSNAYGLAVMDRVLRTALVASRPRRGVTVRKVDTVFGGGPIRGDWITSPVVKPHANPLLYIHGGAYSMCSPDTHRGLLGELASASGRPIFAVKYRLAPRYPYPAAADDALNAYRWLTSGGPSGSSERAVAVAGDSAGGQLTMATALGARAGGLPLPDAMLLMSPVLDLKCELARARELRRRDPFASAQSAARALDLYVGGADRGDPRLSVLDADLTSMPPILIQVGGREMLIDDSRRLAERLQSAGSHVEIQVYRGQIHVFQAMFRILPEARDAIHRAGRFLEASGVR, encoded by the coding sequence GTGACCAGGATGGATGCCCCTGACTGGCAGCCCAGTCTTGCCAGTCATCTCGTCGCGATGTCCTCGCGAACCACGCTGCGTCCACTGGCGCAGCTCATGCCATCAAACGCCTACGGACTTGCGGTGATGGATCGCGTGCTTCGCACGGCGCTCGTCGCATCGCGGCCGCGGCGCGGCGTCACAGTGCGCAAGGTTGACACAGTATTCGGCGGGGGCCCGATACGTGGGGATTGGATCACCTCGCCGGTCGTTAAGCCGCATGCGAACCCATTGCTATACATACACGGTGGCGCGTACTCCATGTGCTCGCCGGATACGCACCGCGGCCTCCTCGGTGAACTGGCTTCTGCAAGCGGACGCCCAATCTTCGCCGTCAAGTACCGACTTGCGCCCCGATACCCCTACCCGGCGGCGGCGGACGATGCACTGAACGCGTATCGCTGGCTTACCAGCGGAGGGCCCTCGGGTTCTAGCGAGCGCGCCGTCGCGGTTGCTGGAGATTCGGCGGGCGGTCAGCTTACGATGGCGACTGCCTTGGGCGCACGTGCAGGTGGATTGCCGCTCCCTGATGCGATGCTGCTGATGTCTCCCGTCCTGGACCTCAAGTGTGAACTCGCTAGGGCGCGTGAACTTCGCCGTCGTGATCCTTTTGCCTCCGCTCAGTCGGCGGCGCGCGCTCTTGACCTCTATGTGGGTGGTGCAGATCGCGGAGATCCGCGCCTCAGCGTGCTTGACGCGGACCTCACCTCGATGCCGCCGATCCTCATTCAGGTGGGCGGGAGAGAAATGTTGATCGATGACTCGCGCCGTCTCGCCGAGCGACTTCAATCGGCTGGATCCCACGTCGAGATCCAGGTATATCGCGGACAGATCCATGTATTCCAAGCGATGTTCAGGATTCTTCCCGAGGCCCGCGACGCGATTCATCGAGCGGGACGCTTCCTTGAAGCCTCGGGAGTCAGGTGA
- a CDS encoding fatty acid--CoA ligase encodes MQNVPLTVSAIVQHAAAIHCDSEVITPTGDGYRRTPYRGVLPRVARLANALRSLGVTADQRVATFQWSNQEHLEAYCAIPSMGAVLHTLNIRLAPEQLAYIANHASDQIVLVDASVAPLLARALPAMASVHTVIVTGEGDLAPLQGCGKTVLRYEKVLAGQEESFEWPRLDELSAAAMCYTSGTTGDPKGVVYSHRSTYLHSLTACTANALSVSEADRVLAIVPMFHANAWGLIYAALMSGADLVLPDRYLQAEPLVSIIEDTRPTVAGAVPTIWNDVDRYLDSHPGRDISSLRLVACGGSAVPLSLMRAFEEKYNVPIVQAWGMTETSPLATVARPASRADATRRWEMRASQGRPICGVEIRLRDDDGKDVPWDGQSVGEIQARGPWITGSYFGDNDTEKFDEGWLRTGDVGRIDAEGYLTLTDRSKDVIKSGGEWISTVELENTLIGHPAVYEAAVVGVADDKWQERPLALVVVHPGTDVDIDQLRSFLSGKVAKWWIPERWSFVSDIPRTSVGKYDKKAIRARHSAGEYLIEIETS; translated from the coding sequence ATGCAAAATGTTCCCCTCACGGTGTCGGCGATCGTCCAGCATGCGGCAGCCATACACTGTGACAGCGAGGTCATCACTCCGACCGGAGATGGGTATCGTAGGACGCCCTACCGCGGTGTGCTGCCGCGCGTAGCTCGACTCGCCAACGCACTGCGCAGCCTTGGCGTCACGGCAGACCAACGCGTGGCCACCTTCCAGTGGAGCAACCAGGAACATCTGGAGGCCTACTGTGCGATTCCCTCCATGGGAGCGGTCCTGCACACGCTCAACATTCGTTTGGCCCCGGAGCAACTCGCGTACATCGCCAACCACGCGAGCGATCAGATCGTCCTAGTCGACGCTTCGGTTGCCCCGTTGTTGGCGCGCGCGCTCCCAGCGATGGCGTCGGTGCACACCGTCATCGTCACCGGAGAGGGCGACCTTGCCCCGCTACAGGGATGCGGGAAGACCGTTCTGCGTTACGAGAAAGTACTTGCCGGCCAGGAAGAGTCATTTGAATGGCCTCGGCTCGATGAGCTGTCGGCCGCGGCCATGTGTTATACGAGCGGCACCACCGGAGATCCCAAAGGCGTCGTCTACAGCCACCGTTCGACGTACCTTCACTCCTTGACCGCCTGCACAGCTAACGCTTTGTCAGTCAGCGAGGCCGACCGTGTCCTGGCCATCGTCCCAATGTTTCACGCCAATGCGTGGGGGCTTATCTACGCAGCGTTGATGTCCGGTGCGGATCTGGTGCTGCCTGACCGGTATCTCCAAGCCGAACCGTTGGTGTCGATCATCGAAGACACCAGGCCGACCGTGGCCGGTGCAGTGCCGACGATCTGGAACGACGTCGACCGATATCTGGATTCGCACCCTGGGCGGGACATTTCTTCGCTACGGCTGGTCGCGTGCGGGGGATCTGCTGTTCCGCTTTCCTTGATGCGGGCGTTCGAAGAGAAGTACAACGTGCCCATTGTGCAGGCATGGGGTATGACCGAAACCTCTCCGCTGGCGACCGTTGCACGTCCGGCTAGCAGAGCCGACGCGACGCGACGATGGGAGATGCGCGCATCCCAGGGCCGGCCGATCTGCGGTGTCGAAATCCGGTTGCGGGACGACGACGGGAAAGACGTGCCGTGGGACGGGCAATCAGTTGGGGAAATTCAGGCGCGTGGCCCTTGGATTACCGGTTCTTATTTCGGAGACAACGATACGGAGAAGTTCGACGAAGGATGGTTGCGTACCGGTGATGTGGGCAGGATCGACGCCGAGGGCTATCTGACACTGACCGACCGCTCGAAAGACGTCATCAAGTCAGGTGGCGAATGGATCTCCACGGTGGAGCTGGAGAACACGCTGATCGGGCACCCTGCCGTGTACGAAGCGGCGGTAGTCGGCGTCGCGGACGATAAATGGCAGGAACGGCCGTTGGCGCTTGTCGTCGTCCACCCCGGAACCGACGTTGACATTGACCAACTCCGATCGTTCCTTTCGGGCAAAGTCGCCAAATGGTGGATTCCTGAGCGATGGAGCTTCGTGTCCGATATTCCGAGGACGAGCGTCGGAAAGTACGACAAAAAGGCCATCCGTGCGCGCCACTCTGCCGGTGAATACCTCATCGAAATCGAAACGTCATAA
- a CDS encoding acyl-CoA dehydrogenase family protein, with protein sequence MSSPISPWMNAELLELRDLAAKFFSAELAPHAQRFADQHHVDRELWNRAGELGLLCMSIPEEYGGGGGTFAHEAVVLEEQARIGDSSWGAGLHSGIVAHYILQYATEELRAKWLPKMASGEMIGAIAMTEPGTGSDLQSVKTRALLDGDEYVITGSKTFITNGQQADLIIVVAKTDPSQGAAGISLIAVEADRAGFRRGKVLDKIGQRGQDTSELFFDEVRVPRSHLLGQAEGQGFIQLMTQLPQERLIVAVGAVAAMELALEQTLKYTREREAFGRPVFGFQNTKFTLAEAATETRIARVFLDYCIDLHLAGQLDVQTVAMAKWWTTERAMKVLDDCMQLHGGYGYMTEYPISRLWVDQRVQKIYAGTNEVMKEIISRSL encoded by the coding sequence ATGTCCTCCCCAATCTCTCCCTGGATGAATGCCGAATTACTCGAGCTTCGTGACCTCGCTGCGAAGTTCTTCTCGGCCGAATTGGCGCCGCATGCGCAACGCTTTGCAGACCAGCACCACGTCGACCGAGAACTGTGGAACCGAGCGGGCGAGCTGGGCCTGCTCTGCATGTCTATACCTGAGGAATACGGTGGAGGCGGTGGCACTTTCGCGCACGAAGCGGTCGTGCTCGAAGAGCAGGCCCGCATCGGTGACAGCTCATGGGGCGCGGGACTGCACAGCGGAATCGTGGCCCACTACATCCTGCAGTACGCGACTGAAGAGTTGCGCGCGAAGTGGCTTCCCAAGATGGCGTCCGGTGAAATGATCGGGGCGATAGCCATGACAGAACCGGGGACCGGGTCCGATCTCCAGAGCGTCAAGACAAGGGCCCTCCTTGACGGTGACGAGTACGTGATCACCGGCTCCAAGACTTTCATCACCAACGGCCAACAGGCCGACCTCATCATCGTTGTTGCCAAGACAGATCCGAGCCAGGGCGCTGCGGGCATCTCTTTGATCGCTGTCGAGGCTGACCGGGCGGGATTCCGGCGTGGCAAGGTTCTCGACAAAATCGGCCAGCGCGGCCAGGACACCTCCGAGTTGTTCTTCGATGAGGTGAGAGTTCCGCGCTCGCATCTACTGGGCCAGGCTGAGGGACAGGGCTTCATTCAGCTGATGACGCAGCTGCCACAAGAGCGACTGATCGTCGCGGTGGGGGCTGTCGCAGCGATGGAACTTGCCCTGGAGCAGACGCTCAAGTACACGCGTGAGCGGGAGGCGTTTGGTCGGCCTGTCTTTGGCTTTCAGAACACCAAGTTCACGCTGGCTGAAGCCGCGACCGAAACGCGCATCGCGCGAGTGTTCCTCGACTACTGCATCGACCTGCACCTTGCGGGTCAACTCGACGTGCAGACCGTCGCCATGGCGAAGTGGTGGACCACTGAACGAGCGATGAAGGTACTCGATGACTGTATGCAGCTTCACGGCGGATATGGCTACATGACCGAGTACCCCATCTCCAGATTGTGGGTGGACCAGCGCGTGCAAAAGATCTATGCCGGCACGAACGAGGTGATGAAGGAAATCATCTCGCGTTCCCTATGA
- a CDS encoding BtrH N-terminal domain-containing protein, producing the protein MASMVVPYRHDMGGHCGSGALRDLTEWAGIRWCDDTPDEGIVFALGGALDFSYVRSAHLRPPIYLVGRSADLEDEYLTRLGARFECRSTDDPDLGWKWVTEQIDAGTPVMVWTDIAELPYLRTRLSMSRHDVVIVGYDDDEELAFVVDNDRDTPQAVPYENLRKARASTGFPVPTRHTTYVVEWPRAAPDLGNAAQSAFRRSADAMQGSFVSAPITEGSDCEIQVRGLPGVSTFVEDLKRWPEIFDDDTLDGALFALSAFIEKAGTGGGLFRDLQARGCRRVAEELSFEPAFRAAEAAKSASELWTAVAHTAYERGADPRSRASGAASLAAQLPQTERRLAQALREAGNLPL; encoded by the coding sequence ATGGCATCGATGGTGGTGCCGTATCGCCACGACATGGGCGGCCATTGCGGATCGGGTGCCCTTCGGGATTTGACCGAATGGGCGGGGATCCGTTGGTGTGATGACACCCCGGACGAAGGTATCGTGTTTGCCCTCGGCGGGGCCCTCGACTTCTCGTATGTTCGCTCGGCGCACCTACGTCCACCGATCTACCTCGTTGGACGCAGCGCGGACCTCGAAGACGAATACTTGACCCGGTTGGGCGCGCGCTTCGAGTGCCGTTCGACAGACGACCCCGATCTCGGTTGGAAATGGGTGACCGAACAGATCGATGCCGGTACGCCAGTCATGGTGTGGACTGACATCGCCGAATTGCCCTATCTGAGAACACGTCTGAGTATGAGCCGGCACGATGTCGTGATCGTAGGGTACGACGACGACGAGGAACTCGCGTTCGTGGTCGATAACGATCGCGATACACCTCAAGCCGTGCCTTATGAGAATTTACGGAAGGCACGGGCATCGACGGGATTTCCCGTCCCCACGCGGCACACCACCTACGTGGTCGAGTGGCCCCGTGCGGCACCAGATCTCGGCAATGCTGCCCAGTCGGCCTTCCGCAGGTCCGCGGACGCGATGCAGGGTTCGTTTGTGAGCGCGCCGATCACCGAGGGCTCCGATTGTGAAATTCAGGTGCGTGGGTTACCAGGGGTGTCGACGTTTGTGGAGGACCTCAAGCGGTGGCCGGAGATCTTTGACGACGACACCCTCGACGGTGCCTTGTTTGCGCTGAGCGCCTTCATCGAAAAGGCTGGAACCGGAGGCGGTCTGTTCCGAGATCTGCAGGCACGTGGATGTCGGCGCGTCGCTGAAGAGTTGAGTTTCGAACCTGCGTTCCGAGCAGCGGAGGCTGCGAAGTCCGCATCTGAGTTGTGGACCGCTGTTGCGCACACCGCTTACGAACGCGGTGCAGATCCGCGCTCGCGAGCGAGTGGCGCGGCGTCCCTCGCTGCGCAGTTGCCGCAAACCGAACGTCGACTCGCGCAGGCGCTGAGGGAGGCAGGAAATCTACCCCTATGA